In the Gossypium raimondii isolate GPD5lz chromosome 9, ASM2569854v1, whole genome shotgun sequence genome, one interval contains:
- the LOC105798673 gene encoding transcription factor BEE 1 translates to MADFTSDFQSFKQSFSFLDMESLNHFTELNPRLLDNSVMNYQSFLPSSIDNFFSNQAQAIPGHEGGNLQSTASVFQPLLSAKTELIHESMKRKALDVSKSSSFGNSLSSPQVSEAEVKRRNDSGRGKRAKRNEKEEEKPKDVVHVRARRGQATDSHSLAERVRRGKINERLRCLQDIVPGCHRTMGMAVMLDEIINYVQSLQNQIEFLSMKLTAASTYYDFNSEPDALERMQREKAQEAKELERLMREGYVGGLACFHSSSSSTWSSLT, encoded by the exons ATGGCTGATTTTACATCAGACTTTCAAAGTTTTAAACAatcattttctttcttggatATGGAATCACTTAACCATTTCACTGAACTAAACCCCCGTCTCTTAGATAATTCAGTCATGAATTACCAAAGCTTCTTGCCCTCCTCCATTGACAACTTCTTCAGCAATCAAGCACAGGCTATCCCAGGACACGAGGGAGGAAACTTGCAGAGCACAGCATCAGTTTTCCAGCCCCTTCTCTCTGCTAAAACTGAATTAATCCATGAAAGCATGAAGAGAAAAGCTTTGGATGTATCAAAAAGTAGTAGTTTTGGGAACTCATTATCATCTCCTCAGGTTTCTGAAGCTGAAGTCAAGAGaagaaat GATTCAGGAAGAGGGAAAAGAGCAAAACGTaatgaaaaggaagaagagaaaCCAAAAGATGTAGTTCATGTTAGAGCCAGAAGAGGTCAAGCTACTGATAGTCACAGCTTGGCAGAAAGGGTTAGAAGAGGGAAAATTAATGAAAGGTTAAGATGCTTGCAAGATATTGTTCCAGGGTGCCATAGG ACCATGGGCATGGCAGTAATGTTAGATGAGATAATCAATTATGTACAATCTTTGCAGAATCAAATTGAG TTTCTTTCAATGAAGCTGACGGCAGCAAGCACATATTATGATTTCAACTCAGAGCCAGATGCCTTGGAAAGAATGCAG AGGGAAAAGGCACAGGAGGCAAAAGAGTTGGAAAGATTAATGAGAGAAGGATATGTTGGAGGGCTAGCTTGCTTCcactcatcatcatcatcaacatggTCCTCTTTGACTTAA